The following coding sequences lie in one Arachis hypogaea cultivar Tifrunner chromosome 4, arahy.Tifrunner.gnm2.J5K5, whole genome shotgun sequence genomic window:
- the LOC112796971 gene encoding glutamine-dependent NAD(+) synthetase yields MRLLKVATCNLNQWAMDFDSNTQRIKDSIALAKQSGAVIRLGPELELTGYGCEDHFLELDTVTHAWECLKDILVGDLTDGIVCSIGMPIIKDSERYNCQVLCLNRKILMIRPKIWLANDGNYRELRWFTAWKLRDHLVDFQLPGEIAEVLGQTSVPFGYGFLKFKDTAISAEVCEELFTPTPPHSELALNGVEVFMNASGSHHQLRKLDVRLRAFIDATHTRGGVYMYSNHQGCDGGRLYYDGCACVVVNGDLIAQGSQFSLKDVEVVVAQMDLDMVASLRGSVSSFQEQASCKTKVSSVEVPYSLCVPFNLKHRLSIPLKIKYHSPEEEIAFGPGCWLWDYLRRSGASGFLLPLSGGADSSSVAAIVGCMCQLVVKEIANGDEQVKADAIRIGNYKDGQYPTDSREFAKRIFYTVFMGSENSSDMTRSRAKVLADEIGSWHLDLSIDGVVSAFLSLFQTLTGKRPRYKVDGGSNVENLSLQNIQARIRMVLAFMLASLLPWVHNKPGFYLVLGSSNVDEGLRGYLTKYDCSAADINPIGSISKQDLRTFLRWAAVHLGYSSLAEIEAAPPTAELEPIRSNYTQLDEVDMGMTYEELSVYGRLRKIFRCGPVSMFQNLCYRWGGRLTPSQVAEKVKHFFKYYSINRHKMTVLTPSYHAESYSPEDNRFDLRQFLYNVRWPYQFRKIDELVSELDVKDIVHEGDHVAAVSEGVGGMGVAAAGSGNPKVGF; encoded by the exons ATGAGGCTGTTGAAGGTTGCCACTTGCAATCTCAACCAATGGGCCATGGACTTCGATTCAAACACTCAGCGAATCAAGGACTCCATCGCTCTCGCTAAACAATCCGGCGCCGTCATTAGGCTCGGCCCTGAGCTCGAGCTCACTGGCTATGGCTGTGAAGACCACTTCTTGGAACTCGACACCGTCACACACGC ATGGGAATGTTTGAAAGATATCTTAGTTGGTGATTTGACGGATGGAATTGTGTGTAGCATTGGAATGCCTATTATCAAGGACTCTGAGCGCTACAATTGTCAGGTTCTTTGTTTGAATCGCAAGATTCTCATGATACGCCCAAAGATATGGCTTGCGAACGATGGCAATTATAGAGAACTTCGATGGTTCACGGCATGGAAGCTCAGAGATCATCTTGTCGATTTTCAGCTTCCCGGTGAGATAGCTGAGGTGTTAGGCCAGACATCGGTTCCCTTTGGTTATGGATTTCTGAAGTTTAAAGACAC AGCTATTTCGGCTGAAGTTTGTGAAGAGCTGTTTACTCCAACTCCCCCACATTCTGAGCTTGCATTGAATGGGGTTGAAGTATTTATGAATGCCAGTGGAAGTCATCACCAACTTAGAAAGCTTGATGTTCGTCTTCGCGCTTTTATAGATGCCACTCACACTCGTGGTGGAGTATACATGTATAGCAATCACCAAGGATGCGATGGTGGCCGTCTTTACTATG ATGGCTGTGCTTGTGTTGTGGTCAATGGTGATCTCATTGCACAAGGGTCACAATTTTCTTTAAAGGATGTTGAGGTTGTGGTTGCGCAAATGGATCTAGACATG GTGGCAAGCCTAAGAGGATCTGTAAGTAGCTTTCAAGAGCAAGCAAGCTGTAAAACTAAGGTTTCTTCAGTGGAAGTACCATATAGTCTTTGTGTACCTTTTAATCTTAAACATCGTCTTTCCATTCCACTAAAG ATCAAGTATCACTCTCCTGAGGAGGAAATAGCATTTGGACCTGGTTGCTGGTTATGGGACTATTTAAGAAGAAGCGGAGCATCTGGTTTTCTGCTTCCCCTTTCTGGTGGAGCAGACAGTTCATCAGTTGCTGCAATCGTTGGGTGCATGTGTCAGCTGGTTGTTAAAG AAATTGCAAATGGAGATGAACAAGTTAAAGCTGATGCAATAAGAATAGGAAACTACAAAGATGGACAATATCCTACTGATAGCAGAGAATTTGCCAAGCGAATATTCTATACTGTTTTTATGGGATCTGAAAACAG TTCGGACATGACAAGGTCACGGGCCAAGGTGTTGGCTGATGAAATTGGTTCATGGCACCTTGATCTTTCCATTGATGGAGTTGTATCTGCGTTTTTGTCATTGTTCCAAACACTTACAGGAAAGAGACCACGCTATAAG GTAGATGGTGGATCTAATGTTGAGAATCTAAGCTTGCAGAACATACAAGCTAGAATCAGGATGGTGCTCGCTTTCATGTTAGCATCACTATTGCCTTGGGTTCACAACAAACCAGGGTTTTATCTTGTCTTGGGGAGCTCAAATGTGGATGAAGGATTACGTGGTTACTTGACAAAG TATGATTGCAGCGCAGCAGATATAAATCCTATTGGTAGCATAAGTAAGCAGGACCTTAGGACATTCCTGCGATGGGCAGCCGTCCATCTTGGTTACTCATCTCTGGCAGAAATTGAAGCAGCTCCACCTACCGCTGAACTGGAGCCTATACGTTCTAACTACACTCAG CTTGATGAAGTTGATATGGGAATGACTTACGAGGAACTATCAGTCTATGGAAGACTACGGAAAATCTTCCGATGTGGTCCAGTTTCAATGTTCCAG AATCTATGTTATAGATGGGGTGGAAGATTGACTCCATCACAGGTGGCCGAAAAAGTGAAACACTTCTTCAAGTATTATTCAATCAACCGGCACAAAATGACTGTCTTGACGCCTTCATATCATGCTGAG AGTTATTCCCCAGAGGATAATAGGTTTGATCTGCGCCAGTTTCTCTATAATGTGAGATGGCCCTATCAATTTCGGAAGATTGATGAACTAGTGAGTGAATTGGATGTGAAAGACATTGTTCACGAAGGAGACCATGTAGCAGCTGTATCAGAAGGTGTTGGTGGGATGGGAGTTGCTGCAGCAGGTTCAGGCAATCCCAAAGTCGGATTCTAA